A genomic segment from Tuwongella immobilis encodes:
- a CDS encoding RNA polymerase sigma factor gives MADPTPDQDLVERCRNGDEEAARILFDRFVERLLVLARRRISQRLASRVDPEDIVQSVFRTFFERLKNDQFVIDDQDDLMKLLVRITVHKTLRQVAFHKAAKRDPSLETAQTDHTQEQLAQVLDEEPSPETIVAFMDQLEFFFAQLKPLDRQILELKMQGHSSEEIAEKLGTYDRKVRRVLERIRTVALTDSGHLPS, from the coding sequence ATGGCGGACCCGACCCCCGACCAAGACCTTGTCGAACGCTGTCGCAACGGCGACGAAGAAGCCGCACGGATTCTGTTCGATCGCTTTGTCGAGCGATTGCTCGTTCTGGCTCGGCGGCGAATTAGTCAGCGTTTGGCCAGCCGCGTCGATCCCGAAGATATTGTCCAATCCGTGTTTCGGACGTTTTTCGAGCGACTCAAAAACGATCAGTTCGTGATCGACGATCAAGACGATCTCATGAAGTTGCTCGTGCGGATCACCGTGCATAAGACCCTGCGTCAGGTGGCATTCCACAAGGCGGCCAAGCGCGATCCCAGCCTGGAGACCGCGCAGACCGATCACACCCAAGAACAACTCGCCCAAGTGTTGGACGAAGAACCATCGCCAGAAACCATTGTGGCGTTCATGGATCAGTTGGAATTCTTCTTCGCACAGCTCAAGCCGTTGGATCGGCAGATTTTGGAGCTGAAGATGCAGGGGCACTCCAGCGAGGAAATCGCCGAGAAATTGGGCACCTACGATCGCAAAGTCCGCCGTGTGTTGGAGCGAATCCGCACCGTGGCGCTGACCGATTCCGGCCATTTGCCCAGCTAG
- a CDS encoding ligase-associated DNA damage response exonuclease: protein MNTLIQLTDRGLFCPIGDFYIDPWRNVPRALITHAHADHARWGMDQYLAAAPSATVLRTRLGANAQIDYLPYGESMVHNGVQISFHPAGHVLGSAQIRLEYRGRIEVISGDYKLHRDATCQPFEPIRCHLFLTETTFGLPIYRWPDPETIAADINAWWKSNAEQGLTSIIYGYALGKSQRMLAMLDPGIGPIHTHGAVEKLTLAYREAGVPLPPTTPVSAMPRNHRWAGSMIIAPPSAHGSTWIRRFAPFSSGLASGWMTIRGTRRRKAVDRGFILSDHVDWPTLLEAIDATQAEEIWLTHGYTAPVCRHLQDQGKRALPLQTHFAGELDDTTPESESESDSDSESVSAS from the coding sequence ATGAACACACTGATTCAACTCACCGACCGCGGATTATTTTGCCCCATCGGCGATTTTTACATCGACCCCTGGCGGAATGTCCCGCGTGCGCTCATCACGCATGCCCATGCCGATCACGCCCGCTGGGGGATGGATCAGTATCTGGCCGCAGCGCCATCCGCGACGGTGCTGCGCACCCGACTCGGGGCCAATGCCCAGATTGACTATCTTCCGTATGGCGAATCGATGGTTCATAACGGGGTGCAGATTTCGTTCCATCCGGCGGGGCACGTTCTGGGGTCGGCTCAAATTCGCCTGGAATATCGTGGCCGCATCGAAGTCATCTCCGGCGATTACAAACTCCACCGCGATGCCACTTGCCAGCCGTTCGAGCCGATCCGCTGTCATCTATTTCTCACGGAAACCACCTTCGGGTTGCCCATTTATCGCTGGCCCGATCCGGAGACGATCGCCGCCGACATCAATGCCTGGTGGAAATCGAATGCCGAACAGGGACTCACCAGCATTATCTACGGATACGCCCTGGGCAAATCGCAGCGCATGCTGGCGATGCTCGATCCCGGCATCGGGCCAATTCACACCCATGGAGCCGTGGAAAAATTGACCCTCGCCTACCGAGAGGCCGGGGTACCGCTGCCGCCGACAACGCCAGTCTCGGCGATGCCACGCAATCATCGCTGGGCGGGGAGCATGATTATCGCCCCACCATCCGCACATGGCTCAACTTGGATTCGCCGATTCGCCCCGTTCTCGTCGGGATTGGCGTCGGGGTGGATGACCATTCGCGGGACACGCCGCCGCAAGGCCGTCGATCGCGGCTTCATTCTCTCCGATCACGTCGATTGGCCCACACTTCTGGAAGCGATCGACGCCACGCAAGCCGAGGAAATCTGGCTGACGCACGGCTACACGGCCCCGGTTTGCCGACATCTGCAAGACCAAGGCAAACGCGCACTCCCGTTGCAAACCCACTTCGCGGGCGAACTCGACGATACCACCCCCGAATCCGAATCCGAATCCGACAGCGATTCCGAATCTGTCTCCGCTTCATGA
- the dapB gene encoding 4-hydroxy-tetrahydrodipicolinate reductase, with protein sequence MKIAIGFHGAAGRMGQRLVTLAREDAAFRVVAALEGASNPKIGQDAGEVAGIGTIGVPLSHELPLEPKPDVIVDFSVPEGTMELLKVVTARQIPLVVATTGFTAEQKAEILAAAHQTAILFSPNMSLSVNVLFELTRQAAQMLKDKDFDVEIIEKHHRFKKDSPSGTAMQFARIVQEVQGQTELRHGREGLVGERPRTEIGMHAVRVGDNVGEHEILFSTLGETLELVHRGHSRDSYARGALAAAKFLVGKPAGTYSMRDVLGL encoded by the coding sequence ATGAAGATTGCGATCGGTTTTCACGGAGCCGCGGGCCGCATGGGTCAACGGCTCGTCACATTGGCGCGCGAAGATGCCGCCTTCCGGGTGGTCGCCGCGCTGGAGGGGGCCAGCAACCCCAAGATCGGCCAAGACGCCGGTGAAGTCGCGGGGATCGGTACCATCGGTGTGCCGCTCAGCCACGAACTGCCGCTGGAACCCAAGCCCGATGTGATTGTGGACTTTTCGGTTCCCGAAGGAACCATGGAACTGCTGAAGGTGGTCACGGCCCGACAAATTCCGCTGGTGGTGGCCACGACCGGCTTTACCGCCGAGCAAAAAGCGGAAATCCTGGCGGCGGCCCATCAGACGGCTATCCTCTTTTCGCCGAATATGAGTCTGTCGGTCAACGTGCTGTTTGAGCTGACACGCCAAGCGGCGCAAATGCTGAAGGACAAAGACTTTGACGTGGAAATCATCGAGAAGCATCACCGCTTCAAGAAGGATTCCCCCAGCGGCACCGCCATGCAATTCGCCCGCATTGTCCAGGAAGTCCAAGGGCAAACCGAACTGCGCCACGGCCGCGAGGGATTAGTCGGCGAACGACCCCGAACGGAAATCGGAATGCACGCCGTCCGCGTCGGAGATAATGTCGGGGAACACGAAATCCTGTTCAGCACACTGGGCGAAACCCTCGAACTGGTCCACCGAGGCCACTCGCGGGATAGCTACGCTCGTGGGGCGTTGGCTGCCGCCAAGTTCCTGGTTGGCAAACCCGCAGGAACGTATTCCATGCGGGATGTTCTGGGCCTGTAA
- the thrC gene encoding threonine synthase, translating into MTDAVFLRCINPLCGATVDRGTTHFRCPKCNSLLDVAYDWDRLQPPRSLKAFEAKWSDRTNPLSFSGVWRFYELLPFAPTNQILTIGEGQTLCQRSDSVAQYVGVKPGNLFLQYEGMNPSGSFKDNGMTAAFTHAQLVGARRAACASTGNTSASLAIYCAATTLMRAIIFIGSGKISYGKLAQALDHGALTLQIAGDFDDALARVQQVAGQLGIYLVNSINPFRLEGQKTIMYRVLEALRWEVPDWIVVPGGNLGNVSAFGKAFIELKELGLIDRVPRLAVINAAGADTFYQLYERQGLRWNGGHFDSQKIDNYYRGLDAGNLRASTLASAIEINRPVNLPKALRALERCGGLVREASDQDILDAKAKVAAGGLGCEPASGASVAGAKKLLQEGIIQPDERVVCILSAHQLKDPTATVAYHSSDAKLFEEVLGSRGVKRAAFANRAVQVPNDLDEIVKAIQLYA; encoded by the coding sequence ATGACTGACGCCGTTTTTCTTCGTTGTATCAATCCCCTCTGCGGCGCAACCGTGGATCGCGGGACCACGCATTTTCGCTGTCCCAAGTGCAACAGCCTGCTCGATGTCGCCTACGATTGGGATCGGCTGCAACCGCCCCGATCGCTGAAGGCGTTCGAGGCCAAATGGTCCGATCGCACCAATCCGCTGAGTTTCTCCGGCGTCTGGCGATTCTACGAATTGCTGCCGTTCGCTCCTACCAATCAGATTCTCACCATCGGCGAAGGGCAGACGCTTTGTCAGCGATCGGATTCCGTGGCGCAATATGTTGGCGTCAAACCGGGGAATCTGTTCCTGCAATACGAGGGGATGAATCCCTCGGGCAGTTTCAAAGACAACGGCATGACCGCCGCGTTTACCCATGCGCAGTTGGTGGGTGCCCGTCGCGCGGCCTGTGCCTCCACTGGCAACACCAGTGCATCGCTGGCGATTTACTGTGCCGCCACCACGCTCATGCGGGCGATCATCTTCATCGGTTCGGGCAAAATCTCCTACGGGAAACTTGCTCAAGCGTTGGATCACGGGGCGCTGACGCTGCAAATCGCGGGCGACTTCGACGATGCCCTCGCCCGAGTGCAGCAAGTCGCCGGCCAACTCGGAATCTACCTGGTCAACAGCATCAACCCCTTCCGATTGGAAGGGCAAAAGACCATCATGTATCGCGTGCTGGAAGCCCTGCGCTGGGAAGTGCCCGATTGGATCGTGGTGCCCGGCGGCAACCTGGGGAATGTGAGCGCATTCGGCAAAGCGTTCATCGAATTGAAGGAACTCGGACTCATCGATCGCGTCCCCCGATTGGCCGTCATCAACGCGGCCGGAGCGGATACGTTCTATCAGCTTTACGAGCGACAAGGGCTGCGCTGGAACGGCGGGCACTTTGATTCGCAAAAGATTGACAATTACTATCGCGGGTTGGATGCGGGCAATCTGCGGGCTTCGACCCTGGCCAGCGCCATCGAAATCAATCGCCCGGTGAATCTGCCCAAGGCGCTGCGAGCGCTGGAACGCTGCGGCGGATTGGTGCGTGAAGCCAGCGATCAAGACATTCTCGACGCGAAGGCGAAAGTCGCTGCCGGTGGATTGGGCTGCGAACCGGCGTCTGGTGCGAGCGTTGCCGGGGCCAAAAAGTTGCTCCAAGAAGGCATCATCCAACCCGATGAACGGGTGGTGTGCATTCTGTCTGCGCACCAACTCAAAGACCCCACCGCAACGGTGGCGTACCACTCCAGCGATGCCAAACTCTTCGAGGAAGTCCTTGGCTCGCGCGGTGTGAAACGGGCGGCGTTCGCCAACCGAGCGGTGCAGGTGCCCAACGATCTGGATGAAATCGTCAAGGCAATTCAGTTGTACGCATAA
- a CDS encoding MBOAT family O-acyltransferase translates to MFFHSLAYLAFFLIVFSVYWAVPWQKVRVWILLVASYYFYYVWSAELALLVASTTFLDYWLARGLDAAKKDWHRRLLLGANLTVNLGILLYFKYMNFFVEELGRSLDSLGFAGKDFLDRNFLIRDIIVPFGISFYTFEAISYCVDVYRRKIRAERSLPNFMLFILFFPHLVAGPIVRGGDFLPQTHRPKRWSWLRAQVGVEFFLMGLFKKLAIADRMALYSDPIFTDPASYSTGAIWLGVFAFAIRIYCDFSGYTDMAIGSAHLLGYKLTMNFNMPYLSKNVGEFWRRWHISLSSWLRDYVYIGLGGNRGGTWFIYRNLMLTMLLGGLWHGAQWSFVIWGALHGGMLVVHRIFAAWAKHRPKIVAALETLPGKAFRMGLTFFSVMMCWIFFQKSLSVSLTMLERMFTFAPGRSLDLPNRGLWYTVALMAVCHYLGSTGIWKRWSLKLPEPMVGVGYATALTVALMLAPEAGKAFIYFDF, encoded by the coding sequence ATGTTCTTTCATTCGTTGGCCTATCTCGCGTTTTTCCTGATCGTCTTCAGCGTGTACTGGGCGGTTCCCTGGCAGAAGGTCCGCGTCTGGATTTTGCTCGTCGCGTCGTACTACTTTTATTATGTCTGGAGCGCCGAACTCGCACTCCTGGTCGCCAGCACGACCTTTCTGGACTATTGGCTGGCCCGAGGACTCGACGCCGCCAAGAAAGATTGGCACCGGCGATTGCTGCTGGGAGCGAATCTCACGGTCAATCTCGGCATTCTGCTCTACTTCAAATACATGAACTTCTTCGTCGAGGAATTGGGTCGTTCGCTCGATTCGCTCGGCTTTGCTGGCAAGGATTTCTTGGATCGAAATTTCTTGATTCGGGATATCATCGTTCCGTTCGGGATTTCCTTCTACACCTTCGAAGCGATTAGCTACTGCGTGGATGTCTACCGCCGCAAGATTCGCGCGGAACGCAGTTTGCCCAATTTCATGCTGTTCATCCTGTTCTTTCCGCACCTGGTGGCCGGGCCGATTGTGCGCGGCGGCGATTTTCTGCCTCAAACGCATCGTCCCAAGCGCTGGAGTTGGCTGCGGGCGCAGGTGGGTGTCGAATTCTTTCTGATGGGGTTGTTCAAGAAGCTCGCCATTGCTGACCGCATGGCGCTCTATTCCGATCCGATTTTCACCGATCCCGCAAGTTACTCCACCGGCGCCATTTGGCTCGGCGTGTTTGCCTTTGCCATTCGCATTTATTGCGACTTTTCCGGCTACACGGATATGGCCATCGGCTCGGCGCATCTGCTGGGTTACAAGCTGACCATGAATTTCAACATGCCGTATCTGTCGAAGAATGTCGGCGAATTCTGGCGGCGGTGGCATATTTCGCTTTCGAGCTGGCTGCGCGATTATGTCTACATCGGACTGGGCGGCAATCGTGGCGGCACCTGGTTCATTTACCGAAATCTGATGCTGACCATGTTGTTGGGCGGATTGTGGCACGGGGCACAATGGAGCTTCGTGATTTGGGGCGCACTGCACGGCGGCATGCTGGTGGTGCATCGCATCTTCGCGGCGTGGGCCAAGCATCGTCCGAAAATTGTTGCTGCCCTGGAAACGCTGCCCGGCAAAGCCTTCCGCATGGGCCTGACCTTTTTCAGCGTCATGATGTGTTGGATCTTCTTCCAGAAGAGTTTGAGCGTGTCGCTGACCATGCTCGAACGGATGTTCACCTTCGCGCCGGGGCGATCGCTTGATCTCCCGAATCGCGGCCTGTGGTACACGGTCGCGCTGATGGCCGTCTGCCATTATCTCGGCTCAACCGGCATCTGGAAGCGCTGGAGCCTGAAGCTGCCCGAACCGATGGTCGGGGTGGGGTATGCCACCGCGCTGACGGTCGCCCTGATGCTCGCACCCGAGGCCGGGAAGGCGTTCATTTACTTCGATTTCTGA
- a CDS encoding ABC transporter ATP-binding protein: MIHVENLTKYYGDYPAVRGISFDVAKGQIVGFLGPNGAGKSTTMRILSGFLTASSGKATIDGQDVFWRPIEARRRIGYMPESCPLYLEMRVEEYLRFRAGLKDVPHRKQRSRIDYVAERCHIADVRRQLIGTLSKGYRQRVGLADALLADPPVLILDEPTAGLDPTQIRETRNLIRELGQQHTILLSTHILPEVEATCDSMILIYQGQVAAMGTLGGVRQQYGNRTLEEIFVRITGAER; encoded by the coding sequence ATGATTCACGTTGAAAATCTCACGAAGTATTACGGCGATTATCCTGCGGTTCGCGGCATCTCGTTTGATGTGGCCAAAGGGCAAATCGTCGGCTTTCTCGGGCCAAACGGCGCGGGCAAATCGACCACCATGCGCATCCTCAGCGGATTTCTGACCGCCTCGTCAGGCAAAGCGACCATCGACGGTCAGGATGTCTTCTGGCGACCGATCGAAGCGCGACGGCGCATCGGCTACATGCCAGAAAGCTGCCCGCTGTACCTGGAAATGCGCGTCGAAGAATACCTGAGATTCCGGGCCGGATTGAAAGATGTGCCGCATCGCAAGCAGCGATCCCGCATCGATTATGTCGCCGAGCGGTGCCATATTGCGGATGTGCGACGACAACTCATCGGCACACTCTCCAAGGGCTACCGGCAGCGCGTCGGCTTGGCCGATGCCCTCCTCGCCGATCCCCCCGTGCTGATTCTGGACGAACCCACCGCCGGACTGGACCCCACGCAGATTCGTGAGACTCGCAATCTGATCCGCGAACTGGGACAACAGCATACGATTCTGCTATCGACGCATATTCTGCCCGAGGTGGAAGCGACCTGCGATTCGATGATTCTCATCTATCAGGGGCAAGTCGCCGCCATGGGCACACTCGGCGGCGTGCGGCAGCAATATGGCAATCGCACCCTGGAAGAAATCTTCGTCCGCATTACCGGCGCAGAGCGTTGA
- a CDS encoding ABC transporter permease has protein sequence MRPTLSLLKREFTAYFLSPIAYVILTVFLLVVGHLFFLTTTLLTERGPRGIEDPMAGLLGDERFWLVFLFIPPLLTMRSFAEERSSGTLEMLMTAPIRDWQVVFAKFMACLGFYVLLWLPTIVFLPVLTDATPEVKPIFNPFSGMLLMGIFLLAVWLLSSLLLSANVKPIGLLWLVLLVGVGLTTAGAILHYRSPGEKMLLFRSAIDPMPVLSSYLAVFLAGAMFLSLGLFVSSLVRSQLVAAIVSLVLSLLFVVTGFWRPDLDPSSTTAKLLEFFSVPMHFSQEFTRGLIDTRRIVLYVSVTFFCLFLTVRSLESRRWR, from the coding sequence ATGCGACCGACGCTCTCCTTGCTCAAACGCGAGTTTACGGCGTATTTCCTCAGTCCGATTGCCTACGTCATTCTCACGGTCTTCCTGCTCGTGGTGGGACACCTGTTTTTTCTCACCACCACGCTCCTAACCGAGCGCGGCCCACGCGGCATCGAAGATCCCATGGCCGGACTGCTGGGCGATGAGCGATTTTGGCTCGTGTTTCTGTTCATTCCGCCCCTGCTCACCATGCGATCCTTCGCGGAGGAACGCTCCAGCGGCACCCTGGAAATGCTGATGACCGCCCCGATTCGGGATTGGCAGGTCGTCTTCGCCAAATTCATGGCCTGCCTCGGCTTCTATGTGCTGTTGTGGCTTCCCACAATTGTCTTTCTGCCCGTGCTCACGGACGCCACCCCGGAAGTGAAACCGATCTTCAATCCGTTTAGCGGAATGCTGCTCATGGGCATCTTTCTGCTGGCGGTGTGGCTGTTGTCGTCGCTTCTGCTGTCTGCCAATGTGAAGCCGATTGGCCTGTTGTGGCTGGTGCTGCTGGTGGGTGTGGGACTCACGACCGCGGGGGCGATTCTGCACTATCGCTCGCCGGGGGAGAAGATGCTTCTGTTCCGTTCGGCGATTGATCCCATGCCGGTGCTATCATCGTATCTGGCCGTGTTTCTGGCCGGAGCGATGTTTCTCAGCCTGGGATTGTTCGTTTCGAGCCTGGTTCGCTCGCAATTGGTGGCGGCGATTGTCTCGCTGGTGCTCAGCCTGTTGTTCGTGGTGACGGGCTTCTGGCGACCGGATCTCGACCCCAGTTCCACCACCGCCAAACTGCTGGAATTCTTCAGCGTGCCGATGCACTTTAGCCAAGAATTCACCCGCGGATTGATCGATACGCGGCGAATCGTCCTGTATGTCAGCGTGACATTCTTTTGTTTGTTTTTGACGGTTCGCAGCCTGGAAAGCCGCCGCTGGCGTTAA